In a single window of the Thermofilum uzonense genome:
- a CDS encoding class II SORL domain-containing protein: MPKKFGDLVYTPESASGEAISKVETHTPKIEAPDQVKSGEPFHVKISVGPHPNTIQHSIRWIEVYFQEDGRAFNPVLLARVHFEPELAEPEVQLKLVLKKSGVIHAIEYCNLHGLWEGRKEIKVV; the protein is encoded by the coding sequence ATGCCTAAAAAATTCGGAGACCTAGTATATACTCCTGAAAGCGCTAGTGGTGAGGCTATCTCAAAGGTTGAGACTCATACGCCGAAAATCGAGGCTCCCGACCAGGTGAAGTCCGGAGAGCCTTTTCACGTAAAGATAAGTGTTGGTCCCCATCCAAACACTATTCAACACTCTATCCGATGGATTGAAGTATACTTCCAGGAAGATGGGAGGGCATTTAACCCTGTCCTGTTAGCGCGTGTCCACTTCGAGCCAGAGCTTGCAGAGCCTGAAGTTCAATTGAAATTGGTGCTAAAGAAAAGTGGAGTTATTCATGCAATAGAGTACTGTAACCTTCACGGACTTTGGGAGGGACGCAAAGAAATCAAAGTTGTTTAA
- a CDS encoding UTP--glucose-1-phosphate uridylyltransferase has protein sequence MSKLKKGVLLAAGLGTRLVPYSKEMPKEMLPIFEGLKGRVFLKPIIQKIYEQLYDAGVREFCFIVGRGKRAIEDHFTPDWAFVEYLERNGKEEYSSLLREFYSKVESSYIAWVNQPVPRGTAHAVYMAKTFVGDDFFFAAAADNVFIGENVPQKLAELHEKRSTPILAVKRVNDPRKYGIIIGREIEDRIYEVEGIVEKPKTPISNLANTSLYVFPPEIFKAIEETKPSVRGEIEITDSIQILLSREIKFLAYESQADWVDTGTWETFFRAIALSLKHSGGHNIVFDVLEALREK, from the coding sequence GTGTCTAAGCTTAAAAAAGGAGTCTTACTTGCTGCGGGACTGGGAACCAGGCTTGTACCTTATAGTAAGGAGATGCCGAAAGAAATGTTGCCGATTTTTGAAGGGTTAAAAGGGAGGGTATTTCTCAAGCCTATTATCCAGAAAATTTACGAACAACTTTATGATGCAGGGGTACGAGAGTTTTGTTTTATAGTAGGGAGGGGGAAGCGGGCTATAGAGGATCACTTCACTCCTGACTGGGCTTTTGTCGAATACTTAGAGAGAAACGGTAAAGAGGAATACTCTTCTCTTCTAAGGGAATTCTACAGTAAGGTCGAATCCTCATATATTGCCTGGGTCAATCAGCCTGTCCCCCGAGGTACAGCGCATGCAGTCTACATGGCTAAGACATTTGTAGGCGATGATTTTTTCTTTGCCGCGGCTGCTGACAACGTCTTCATCGGGGAGAATGTTCCACAAAAATTGGCGGAGCTTCACGAGAAAAGATCCACTCCCATTCTTGCCGTCAAGAGAGTAAACGACCCTAGGAAATACGGAATTATTATTGGAAGGGAGATCGAGGATAGAATATACGAAGTCGAGGGGATAGTTGAAAAGCCCAAAACACCTATTTCTAACCTTGCCAACACGAGCCTGTACGTTTTTCCTCCAGAGATTTTCAAGGCCATAGAGGAGACAAAGCCTAGTGTGAGAGGTGAAATAGAGATAACGGACTCAATACAAATCTTGCTAAGTAGAGAAATAAAGTTTCTGGCATATGAGTCACAAGCCGACTGGGTGGATACGGGAACCTGGGAGACATTCTTCCGGGCAATAGCTTTATCGTTAAAGCACAGCGGAGGACATAACATTGTGTTTGATGTCCTAGAGGCTCTCAGGGAAAAATAA
- a CDS encoding mechanosensitive ion channel family protein codes for MPPDIDILQQLTLILNELASSIPKIFLVAIILVAAFIIMKIVNGVIRWLIKIGRFEEILREMVPGGTRLPLTTLSIVLADVAILIAASALILRVYVPVWEPFYRESISYITRAGSVVVLALIAFVMVDALVKSMGLERKTERFFVMISALILVILFVDLAALSSEVKVALTAGLALGVGFLIGIFALWAFFGDYIEELLRALKRFNEGKEGEGSSKEGATP; via the coding sequence ATGCCTCCCGATATAGACATACTTCAACAGCTTACCCTAATTCTCAATGAACTGGCATCATCTATTCCTAAGATTTTCTTAGTAGCTATAATCCTTGTAGCTGCCTTCATAATAATGAAGATCGTAAATGGTGTAATACGTTGGCTTATCAAAATTGGAAGATTTGAGGAAATATTAAGGGAGATGGTTCCCGGAGGTACTCGTTTGCCTCTTACAACCCTTTCAATAGTTTTAGCTGATGTTGCGATACTTATAGCGGCTTCTGCACTTATTCTTCGGGTGTATGTGCCTGTGTGGGAGCCTTTCTACCGGGAAAGCATAAGCTACATAACCAGGGCGGGTAGTGTTGTAGTGCTTGCTTTAATTGCTTTCGTGATGGTTGATGCTCTCGTCAAGTCCATGGGGCTTGAGAGAAAAACAGAGAGGTTTTTCGTCATGATCTCAGCGCTCATTCTAGTAATACTCTTTGTGGATCTGGCAGCTTTAAGCTCCGAGGTGAAGGTAGCCCTTACAGCTGGTCTTGCTCTCGGGGTCGGCTTCTTGATAGGAATATTTGCCCTCTGGGCCTTCTTCGGCGATTATATAGAGGAGCTTTTAAGAGCTTTAAAAAGATTTAATGAAGGGAAAGAAGGAGAAGGGTCTAGCAAAGAAGGAGCCACTCCGTGA